The following are encoded in a window of Bacteroidota bacterium genomic DNA:
- a CDS encoding lytic transglycosylase domain-containing protein, which translates to MSFIRPITLGRATVLVLLVCVLLLGYWLWTAPPSAQAGAPLASARATGPLALGELMPDQPNFCGEPVPIQDPEVRERFDREFMLNVYDYATITMILKRLERWKKPMLEILTQYDVPADFLYLMVAESAVRNATSLAGAQGYWQFMPQTGLDYGLIQNAYVDERNHPLKSTRAACNYLKSSYKKFGSWTLAAASYNMGAGGVAYGQQRQGVQGFYQLYLNEETSRYLFRILAYKYILQHPEQYGYRVPPSERYQPLAYRTLAVTRSIDDLAAWARTQGLDYRTLNWYNPWLKSYSLPVAAGQRYELWLPLQQPRLGTYRPPADSTPPPQPGG; encoded by the coding sequence ATGTCGTTCATACGCCCCATTACCCTGGGCCGCGCTACAGTGCTGGTGCTGCTGGTGTGCGTCCTGCTACTCGGTTATTGGCTCTGGACCGCCCCCCCATCTGCCCAGGCAGGTGCCCCCCTGGCTAGTGCGCGCGCTACCGGGCCACTTGCACTGGGCGAGCTGATGCCCGACCAACCCAACTTCTGCGGGGAGCCTGTGCCCATCCAGGATCCGGAGGTGCGAGAGCGCTTCGACCGCGAGTTTATGCTCAATGTGTACGACTACGCCACCATAACCATGATCCTGAAGCGGCTGGAGCGGTGGAAGAAACCCATGCTGGAGATCCTGACGCAGTATGACGTGCCAGCAGACTTCCTCTACCTGATGGTGGCGGAGAGTGCCGTGCGCAATGCCACCTCCCTGGCTGGCGCACAGGGCTACTGGCAGTTTATGCCCCAGACCGGGCTAGACTACGGCCTGATTCAGAACGCATATGTAGACGAGCGCAATCATCCACTAAAGAGTACACGCGCTGCATGTAATTACCTGAAATCCAGCTACAAAAAGTTTGGTAGTTGGACCCTTGCTGCGGCTAGCTACAACATGGGCGCAGGGGGGGTAGCCTACGGCCAGCAGCGCCAGGGCGTACAGGGCTTTTATCAGCTGTACCTGAATGAGGAAACCAGCCGCTATCTCTTCCGCATCCTGGCCTACAAGTACATCCTGCAGCACCCCGAGCAGTATGGCTACCGGGTTCCACCGTCTGAGCGATACCAGCCCCTGGCCTACCGCACCCTGGCTGTAACCCGTAGCATAGACGACCTGGCTGCGTGGGCACGCACGCAGGGGCTAGACTACCGCACCCTGAACTGGTATAACCCCTGGCTAAAGAGCTACAGCCTGCCCGTAGCGGCTGGGCAGCGCTACGAGCTGTGGCTGCCCCTGCAGCAGCCCAGGCTGGGTACCTACAGGCCCCCTGCCGATAGTACACCGCCCCCGCAGCCGGGAGGCTAG